The following is a genomic window from Anaerobaca lacustris.
TCCCGTTTTCCTTTATGACCGACCGGATCGACCGCGCGCAGGTTCCCTGTTGGGTCACCTATACGAACGAACGGGTCCATCAGTTGATTCGCGACAATCTCGACCGCGCCCCGTTGTACACCGGGCAGATCCAGTCGACCGGACCGCGCTACTGCCCAAGCATTGAGACCAAGATTCTCCGCTTCGCAGACAAGCAACGCCATCAGGTGTTTCTCGAACCGGAGGACGAGGCACGAACGACCATCTACTGCAACGGGATCAGCACATCACTGCCCCGCGAGGTGCAGGAACAGATGCTCCGGCTGATGCCGGGTACGGAGAACGCGCGGATCGTCCATTACGCCTATGCCATCGAATACGACTACTGCCCTCCGACGCAGTTGCAGCCCAGTCTTGAGACGAAACAGATCGCCGGCCTGTTCCTCGCCGGGCAGATCAACGGGACCAGCGGCTACGAGGAAGCGGCCGCACAGGGCATCCTGGCCGGGATCAACGCGACGAAGAAGCTTCGCGGCGAAGAACCGCTGGTCCTGGGACGCGATCGGGCGTACATCGGCGTCCTGATCGACGATCTGATGACGCGAGGCATCGACGAGCCGTATCGCATGTTCACCTCGCGGGCCGAGCATCGGCTGGCCCTGCGGTCCGACAACGCCGACCGGCGCCTGACGGAGATCGGTCGGTCCGTCGGCCTGGTCGACGACGTCCGCTACACGCGGCTTCAAAGGAAGCGGACGGACATCGAGCGCCTTCGCTCGTACCTGCAGGCGACGCGCCGCCAAGGCAGCAGTCTGTGGGACCTGTTGCGAAGGCCCAACAGCGACTTGGCCGGACACCTGGCGGAGATGCCCGATGTTCGGGCGGCCGGCTACGGGCCCGACGTCCTGGAGGCGGCCATCGTCGACGCCAAGTATGAGGGCTACCTGGTCAAACAGCAGCGTGTGGTGGCCTTGCAGCAGAACCTCGACAGCAAGAAGATTCCCGCCGACTTCGACTACGCCGCGGTGGAGCACCTTCGCTGCGAGGCCAGGGAGAAGCTCTCCGCTTTCAAGCCGGCCACTCTGGGCCACGCCTCGCGCATCAGCGGCATCACGCCGGCCGACATTACGGTCCTGCAAATCTGCCTGAAGAAGCTGTCCGGTTCGGCGCGGAGGGCAGCGAAGGAAGGACCGGTCTGAGCCGATGTTCGACTTGTCGGACAACGTATACAACCGCAGTCTGGCCCGCGACGAGCCGAAGTTCAAGCTGTGGCGTTCGGCCGGACTGCTGCTGACGTACAAGTGCAACGCGGCGTGCGAGTTCTGCTACTACCATTGCAGCCCCGAGAAGGGCGGGCTGATGTCGGTCGAGACCTGTGTCACGGCCTGGCGCTCGCTGAGGAATCTGGCGGGTGTCGCGGCGAAGATCCACCTGACCGGAGGCGAGCCCTTTCTCTACTGGGAGCACCTCACGGAGATTCTCACCGAAGGCAAGCGACAGGGCCTCGGTCCCGTCGATCT
Proteins encoded in this region:
- the mnmG gene encoding tRNA uridine-5-carboxymethylaminomethyl(34) synthesis enzyme MnmG, producing the protein MKGGEFDCIVVGAGHAGIEAAHAAARIGARTGLITLRRDTIAKMSCNPAIGGLGKGQIACEVDALGGLMGLATDATGIQFRLLNRSKGPAVRAPRAQADKYRYQDFMRAALEETPNLTLVEAMVSDVLAERDRVRGVRCRSGAVFSAPTVVLTTGTFLRGLMHVGTERQPGGRLGEPAADELSASLERLGLEVRRLKTGTPVRLDAATCDLDRLEIQQGDDDPVPFSFMTDRIDRAQVPCWVTYTNERVHQLIRDNLDRAPLYTGQIQSTGPRYCPSIETKILRFADKQRHQVFLEPEDEARTTIYCNGISTSLPREVQEQMLRLMPGTENARIVHYAYAIEYDYCPPTQLQPSLETKQIAGLFLAGQINGTSGYEEAAAQGILAGINATKKLRGEEPLVLGRDRAYIGVLIDDLMTRGIDEPYRMFTSRAEHRLALRSDNADRRLTEIGRSVGLVDDVRYTRLQRKRTDIERLRSYLQATRRQGSSLWDLLRRPNSDLAGHLAEMPDVRAAGYGPDVLEAAIVDAKYEGYLVKQQRVVALQQNLDSKKIPADFDYAAVEHLRCEAREKLSAFKPATLGHASRISGITPADITVLQICLKKLSGSARRAAKEGPV